A single region of the Raphanus sativus cultivar WK10039 chromosome 1, ASM80110v3, whole genome shotgun sequence genome encodes:
- the LOC108860502 gene encoding beta-D-glucopyranosyl abscisate beta-glucosidase: MVKFESFPILLGLVLVLTLVGAPTKADGPVCRQAEKFSRASFPEGFLWGTATAAFQVEGAVDEGCRGPSMWDTYAKKYPHRCKNDSADVAVDFYHRYKEDIKLMRDLNTDAFRLSIAWPRIFPHGRMSKGISKQGVQFYHDLIDELLKNKITPLVTVFHWDTPQDLEDEYGGFLSSHIVKDFTEYANFTFHEYGHKVKNWITFNEPWVFSRAGYDTGKKAPGRCSPYIELETGGQCEDGRSGFEAYQVSHNLLLAHAYSVEAFRACKQCAGGKIGIAHSPAWFEPADLDSVGAPIERVLDFILGWHLHPTTYGDYPQSMKDRIGYRLPKFTEAEKRILKNSADFVGMNYYTSQFAAHMKTEDTKNISWTSDSLVHWENKDVDQYQIGSQPAGGKLPVYSRGMRKLLKYIKDNYGDPEIMITENGYGEDLKDLHNDVKTGTNDHNRKYYLQRHLLSLHEAICEDKVNVTGYYVWSLMDNFEWQDGYKARFGLYYIDFLNNLTRHQKVSGKWYSDFLKPGFPTSKIVREEL; encoded by the exons ATGGTGAAGTTCGAGAGTTTTCCTATACTGTTAGGGTTagttctggttttaactctggtCGGAGCTCCGACCAAAGCCGATGGACCTGTTTGTCGTCAGGCTGAGAAATTTAGCAGAGCTAGCTTTCCTGAAGGCTTCCTTTGGGGAACCGCAACTGCAGCGTTTCAG GTTGAAGGAGCTGTTGATGAAGGTTGTAGAGGTCCAAGCATGTGGGACACTTACGCTAAGAAATACCCAC ATAGATGTAAGAATGATAGCGCTGATGTTGCTGTTGATTTCTACCATCGTTACAAG GAAGACATTAAGTTGATGAGAGACCTCAACACCGATGCTTTCAGACTTTCTATTGCGTGGCCCAGAATTTTCCCAC ATGGAAGAATGTCTAAGGGAATAAGCAAGCAAGGAGTCCAATTCTACCACGACCTCATCGATGAGCTTCTCAAAAACA AGATAACCCCACTAGTAACAGTCTTTCACTGGGATACTCCTCAAGACCTAGAAGATGAATACGGTGGTTTCTTGAGTAGTCACATTGT AAAGGATTTTACGGAATATGCAAACTTTACTTTCCACGAATATGGACACAAAGTGAAAAACTGGATTACATTCAATGAGCCATGGGTGTTTAGTCGTGCCGGCTACGACACCGGGAAAAAAGCGCCGGGACGTTGTTCACCATACATCGAATTAGAAACGGGGGGGCAATGTGAAGATGGACGGTCAGGATTCGAAGCTTATCAAGTCAGTCACAACTTACTCTTGGCTCATGCTTATTCCGTTGAAGCCTTCAGAGCATGCAAACAG TGTGCTGGAGGTAAAATTGGAATTGCACACAGTCCAGCATGGTTCGAACCAGCCGACCTTGACAGTGTTGGAGCTCCCATTGAACGTGTGCTTGATTTCATCCTTGGAtg gcATTTGCATCCAACAACTTATGGAGATTATCCACAGTCGATGAAGGATCGCATCGGTTACAGATTACCAAAATTCACAGAAGCTGAAAAGAGAATACTAAAAAATTCTGCAGATTTTGTCGGAATGAATTATTATACCTCACAGTTTGCAGCTCATATGAAGACCGAAGATACCAAGAACATAAGTTGGACGTCAGATTCTCTTGTTCACTGGGAAA ACAAGGATGTGGATCAATACCAGATTGGTAGCCAG CCTGCTGGGGGTAAACTGCCTGTGTATTCAAGAGGAATGAGAAAACTTTTGAAGTATATCAAGGACAACTATGGAGACCCGGAGATTATGATCACCGAGAATG GATATGGAGAAGACCTTAAAGACCTTCATAATGACGTGAAAACTGGGACAAATGATCACAACAGGAAATATTATCTCCAGAGGCATCTCTTGAGTTTGCACGAAGCAATTTG CGAGGACAAGGTGAACGTAACGGGATACTACGTGTGGTCTTTGATGGACAACTTTGAGTGGCAAGATGGATACAAGGCGAGGTTCGGGCTTTACTACATCGATTTCCTTAACAATTTGACACGTCACCAGAAAGTTTCTGGCAAATGGTATTCCGATTTCCTTAAGCCTGGATTCCCAACTTCCAAGATCGTGAGGGAAGAACTCTAA
- the LOC108839855 gene encoding TSK-associating protein 1, which yields MEISPMRMNFLALGLSLCLVLSSFHGVSCQDDGAASRLSHLDLIEREYQDSVNALQGKEDQPASVQSENQKNTTVTDKNTISLSLSDESEVGATSDESVTRSSLLDEIDLEFEAHLNVLNQAGSDDVNAESKDDEELSAQRQKMLEDMESDFEAASASLKQIKSDELSEGTDEEQSAKSQSLLEEIEREFETATKDLEQLKINDFTGDNYDEEQSAKRKSMLEAIEREFEAAVEGLEELKVSDSTGNKDDEKESAKRLSMLEEIEREFEVATESLKQLQVDGSSEDTEQTAKRQSMLDEIEREFEAARSDLKQLNGFTEGNADDEISAKRNSMVEEMEREFEAATKKLRVNYFNEGSNNEEQSAKSKSMLEEIEREFEAAIGGLKQIKDDDFKNTEEQSAKSKLMLEEIEREFEEAQSGFTTNANKEGSAKKHSITLESLGLGQSGVCGCFNQGNAGLKRDEEASISISTKYSIEEILSEESALQGTETSSSLTKSLTQLVEIHRKEKESHSVHTSSTSESASTSETVESLRAKLKELSVLTARQLVTRQDFESILVMAATFEELSSAPISYISRLAKYRNVIKEGLEASERVHMAKARATMLEETSREKQIFVDANFEEAKRLAQRGDALYVRIFAIKKLLRKLETERESVDVKFKEIVKGLSHLLVDASEAYEEYHGAVRKAKDEQAAEEFAREATQSAEIIWVKFLSSL from the exons ATGGAAATATCCCCCATGAGAATGAATTTTCTTGCTCTGGGTTTGTCTCTGTGTCTTGTTCTTTCGAGCTTCCATGGTGTTTCTTGTCAG GATGATGGTGCTGCAAGTAGGTTGAGTCATTTGGATCTTATAGAACGTGAATACCAAG ATAGTGTCAATGCTCTTCAAGGCAAGGAAGACCAGC CTGCAAGTGTCCAGAGTGAGAACCAGAAGAACACTACAGTGACTGATAAGAACActatctctctgtctctgtcaGATGAATCTGAG GTTGGAGCCACGAGTGATGAAAGTGTTACACGTTCGAGTCTGTTGGATGAAATAGATCTTGAATTTGAAG CTCATCTCAATGTTCTTAACCAAGCTGGATCTGATGACGTTAATGCTGAGTCAAAAGATGATGAAGAATTAT CTGCTCAGAGACAGAAGATGTTGGAAGACATGGAAAGCGATTTTGAAG CTGCTTCAGCAAGTTTGAAACAAATTAAGAGTGATGAACTAAGTGAAGGAACTGATGAGGAACAAT CTGCAAAGAGTCAAAGTTTGCTGGAGGAGATCGAACGCGAATTTGAAA CTGCTACAAAAGATCTTGAACAACTAAAGATTAATGACTTCACCGGTGACAACTATGATGAAGAACAAT CTGCAAAGAGAAAAAGCATGCTTGAAGCTATTGAACGCGAGTTTGAAG CTGCTGTTGAAGGCCTTGAAGAACTGAAGGTTTCTGATTCTACCGGAAACAAAGATGATGAAAAAGAAT CTGCAAAGAGACTTAGTATGCTGGAAGAGATCGAACGGGAATTTGAAG TAGCTACAGAGAGCCTTAAGCAACTTCAAGTTGATGGTTCTAGTGAAGACACAGAACAAA CTGCAAAGAGGCAAAGTATGTTGGATGAGATTGAACGTGAATTTGAAG CTGCTAGAAGTGATCTTAAACAACTAAATGGTTTCACTGAAGGAAATGCTGATGATGAAATAT CTGCAAAGAGAAACAGTATGGTAGAAGAGATGGAACGTGAGTTTGAAG CTGCTACAAAAAAACTTAGAGTTAATTATTTCAATGAAGGCAGTAATAACGAAGAACAAT CTGCAAAGAGTAAGAGTATGCTTGAAGAGATTGAACGTGAATTTGAAG CTGCTATTGGAGGTCTTAAACAGATCAAAGATGATGATTTTAAGAACACTGAAGAACAAT CTGCTAAGAGCAAGCTAATGTTGGAAGAGATCGAGCGCGAATTCGAAG AAGCTCAAAGTGGCTTTACCACAAATGCTAATAAAGAAGGAT CTGCAAAGAAACATAGTATTACATTAGAGTCTCTTGGACTAGGACAGTCAGGTGTCTGCGGCTGTTTTAATCAAGGCAACGCTGGTTTAAAGCGAGATGAAGAAGCTTCAATCTCTATATCAACAAAATATAGCATAGAAGAGATCCTCTCTGAAGAATCTGCACTACAG GGCACAGAGACTTCTTCTAGTCTCACTAAGTCTTTGACTCAACTAGTTGAGATTCACAGGAAAGAAAAGGAATCTCATAGTGTGCACACTTCATCCACAAGTGAATCAGCATCCACATCAGAGACTGTAGAGAGCCTTAGAGCTAAACTGAAAGAGCTTAGTGTCTTAACAGCTCGTCAGCTCGTGACACGTCAAGACTTTGAGAGCATTCTCGTTATGGCTGCAACTTTCGAAGAGCTAAGCTCAGCTCCCATCAGTTACATTTCTAGGTTAGCTAAATACAGAAACGTCATAAAAGAAGGACTTGAAGCTTCTGAGAGAGTACACATGGCAAAGGCACGAGCTACAATGCTCGAAGAGACTTCCAGAGAGAAGCAGATCTTCGTGGACGCTAACTTCGAGGAGGCTAAAAGGCTTGCTCAAAGAGGAGACGCCTTGTACGTTAGAATCTTTGCGATCAAGAAACTGTTGAGGAAGCTTGAAACTGAGAGAGAATCTGTTGATGTGAAGTTCAAGGAGATTGTGAAAGGTCTTTCTCATCTTCTTGTTGATGCTTCTGAGGCCTATGAGGAGTATCATGGAGCTGTAAGGAAGGCTAAAGACGAGCAAGCTGCTGAGGAGTTTGCGAGAGAGGCAACGCAGAGTGCAGAGATCATATGGGTTAAGTTTCTTAGTTCTCTTTAG
- the LOC108849545 gene encoding uncharacterized protein LOC108849545, with protein MYTEEKKKNTNYGSIFVYCFVGLVLVVGVVRYAKPYYNLQNLMETEAVIEEAFLGVEKSLPCASRSSVSVPARNHQKLSSTVKEETRTRPPISYCVKFESFSTMANLVKDNGDKYESRPFSAGGYNWTFLVYPNENKPEGSGGYVSVYVKIDNSTLITYQNEVYAWIKFLLYKSNTDTYYEFHATEAQRFHLFKHEYGMLNFLNIQYIKYPEYGYLFNGGQSVFGVDIVVSKPSGTWEDVSYEENIRDPVLDWRLTNFSIRDQVSYTSDTFSSGGRDWVLKVYPNGVGSATGNSLSLYLLSASNQKGYVKAKFRVINQTPSNNVEKQVGGWPNAQENGWGLDKLIPLADIKNTSTGFLVKDTIKFEVEILAFSRADAVSN; from the exons ATGTATACcgaggaaaagaagaaaaataccaACTATGGGTCAATCTTTGTCTACTGCTTCGTCGGTTTGGTTCTCGTTGTGGGGGTCGTAAGGTATGCAAAACCTTATTACAACCTTCAAAACCTAATGGAGACAGAAGCAGTAATAGAAGAAGCATTCTTGGGTGTGGAGAAATCACTTCCATGTGCCTCAAGGAGCTCTGTATCTGTTCCTGCCAGGAATCACCAGAAGCTCTCATCAACAGTAAAGGAAGAGACTCGAACTCGTCCCCCAATTTCGTACTGTGTGAAGTTCGAGTCATTTTCCACTATGGCGAACCTGGTCAAAGACAACGGTGACAAGTACGAGTCACGTCCATTCTCAGCCGGTGGATACAATTG GACGTTCCTCGTCTACCCAAACGAGAACAAGCCAGAGGGCTCTGGTGGATACGTTTCGGTTTACGTAAAAATCGATAACTCAACTCTCATCACCTATCAAAATGAAGTGTATGCGTGGATCAAATTCCTCCTCTACAAAAGCAATACAGACACGTACTATGAGTTCCATG CGACTGAGGCGCAGAGATTTCATTTGTTTAAACATGAGTACGGAATGCTCAACTTTCTTAATATTCAGTATATCAAATATCCGGAATATGGATACCTTTTCAACGGCGGACAAAGTGTGTTTGGCGTTGACATCGTGGTTTCTAAACCCTCTGGCACATGGGAAGATGTCTCTTATGAAGAAAATATTCGTGACCCTGTTCTTGATTGGAGACTCACCAACTTTTCTATCCGCGATCAAGTCTCTTACACTTCTGATACGTTTTCATCCGGAGGGAGAGACTG GGTATTGAAAGTGTATCCAAATGGAGTTGGGTCTGCAACGGGTAATTCATTGTCACTATACTTGTTGAGTGCGTCAAACCAGAAGGGTTACGTGAAAGCCAAGTTTAGAGTTATTAACCAGACCCCATCTAACAATGTTGAGAAACAAG TGGGGGGATGGCCCAATGCACAAGAAAATGGATGGGGTTTAGACAAACTTATACCTCTCGCAGATATCAAAAATACGTCCACAGGTTTCCTCGTCAAGGATACCATCAAATTTGAAGTCGAGATCCTGGCCTTCTCTAGAGCCGACGCCGTCTCTAACTAA